In the genome of Populus nigra chromosome 9, ddPopNigr1.1, whole genome shotgun sequence, one region contains:
- the LOC133702714 gene encoding uncharacterized protein LOC133702714: protein MENASRVRAFSSPELLPLPTSSTDQGPEDYSLEGVATNVKLLLKLIQDHNEASTKDSDDRKMRRFAGMVSILDDVKFRIQKSQSGKKKAPQLRRCNTDLRRSQAPADKKPQESVGDEKERLRKQLTASMAARKSLEMMCSSLGKEKEIMAAEIARKVHELNEAEELVSDLKAQNETLMTKLQARAPQKKSSNSGGEAQGNAALQERNRTLSEQLLKSLDSCRSLKRKYKVAKEENRGICATMDVIKIEVGAGLEKIRSFRSRVAISKDIEEEISELEQMFEGFDMKISKHRDIECAKPKAAINTSKPPVLE, encoded by the exons ATGGAAAATGCTAGCCGCGTTCGAGCATTTTCATCTCCTGAATTGCTACCGCTTCCAACAAGCTCGACTGATCAAGGGCCAGAAGATTATAGCTTAGAAG GTGTTGCAACAAATGTGAAGCTACTATTAAAACTAATCCAGGATCACAACGAAGCTAGCACAAAAGACAGCGATGACCGTAAAATGCGAAGGTTCGCTGGAATGGTGTCCATTCTGGATGATGTTAAATTCCGAATCCAAAAATCTCAATCTGGCAAGAAGAAGGCACCTCAGCTTAGGCGGTGCAACACGGATCTTAGACGGAGTCAAGCTCCAGCAGACAAGAAACCGCAAGAATCTGTAGGTGACGAGAAAGAGCGGTTAAGGAAGCAGCTAACTGCAAGCATGGCGGCTCGAAAGAGCCTAGAAATGATGTGTTCAAGCTtgggaaaggaaaaggaaattatGGCAGCAGAGATTGCAAGAAAAGTTCATGAATTGAATGAAGCGGAGGAGCTGGTCAGTGACCTCAAAGCCCAAAATGAGACATTGATGACAAAACTTCAAGCTCGTGCCCCGCAGAAGAAAAGTAGTAATAGCGGAGGAGAAGCTCAAGGAAATGCAGCACTTCAGGAGCGTAACCGGACGCTTTCAGAGCAACTCCTCAAGTCCCTTGATAGCTGTCGATctttaaagagaaaatacaaagtTGCAAAAGAGGAAAACAGAGGAATTTGCGCTACAATGGATGTGATTAAGATCGAAGTAGGTGCAGGGCTTGAAAAAATACGTAGCTTTAGGAGCAGAGTGGCCATAAGCAAAGATATTGAAGAGGAGATTTCAGAATTAGAGCAAATGTTTGAGGGTTTTGACATGAAGATCTCAAAACATAGGGACATCGAATGTGCTAAACCAAAAGCTGCGATCAATACTAGCAAGCCTCCTGTTCTTGAATAA